The following coding sequences lie in one Komagataeibacter sucrofermentans DSM 15973 genomic window:
- a CDS encoding phosphopantetheine-binding protein → MPVSTIEMDAPLFGDGLGLDSIDALELSLAIKRQYGVELRSDNADKVDIFRSVRSLTHYIAAHSPS, encoded by the coding sequence ATGCCCGTCTCCACAATCGAGATGGATGCCCCCCTGTTTGGCGATGGCCTTGGCCTGGACTCCATTGATGCGCTGGAACTCTCGCTGGCGATCAAGCGGCAGTATGGAGTGGAGCTCCGTTCGGACAATGCCGATAAAGTGGATATTTTCCGCTCCGTGCGCAGCCTGACCCATTACATAGCAGCGCATTCCCCGTCCTAA
- a CDS encoding glycosyltransferase family 2 protein: MNPPAPRHLVVIPSYNTGPVLARTVAEALAFWPDVLVVVDGSTDGSANSLPALAATHPGLSVVHLPRNRGKGAAIHHGLRWARTHGYTHILTMDADGQHPAGQIGRFIDASCRAPAALILGRPVFAADAPALRVQGRRVSNWWARLETPGSDIGDSLFGFRVYPAADLLAVMDGVSGMRRYDFDPEAAVRLCWRGLACVNLDSPVRYLSHDEGGISHFHYLRDNLLLIRMHVRLMIIFLARLCLLPLRRRAART; encoded by the coding sequence ATGAACCCGCCCGCCCCGCGCCATCTTGTCGTGATTCCCTCCTACAATACCGGCCCGGTCCTGGCGCGCACGGTGGCCGAGGCGCTGGCCTTCTGGCCCGACGTGCTGGTTGTGGTTGATGGCAGCACCGATGGCAGCGCCAACAGCCTGCCCGCCCTTGCCGCCACGCATCCCGGCCTGTCGGTGGTGCACCTGCCGCGCAACCGGGGCAAGGGGGCGGCCATCCATCACGGGCTGCGCTGGGCGCGCACGCATGGTTACACCCATATCCTGACCATGGATGCCGACGGGCAGCACCCTGCCGGGCAGATTGGCCGGTTCATCGATGCATCATGCCGCGCGCCGGCGGCCCTGATTCTGGGGCGGCCGGTCTTTGCCGCTGATGCACCTGCCCTGCGGGTGCAGGGGCGCCGGGTTTCCAACTGGTGGGCGCGACTGGAAACGCCGGGCAGCGACATCGGGGATTCACTGTTCGGCTTCCGGGTCTATCCCGCGGCCGACCTGCTGGCGGTCATGGATGGCGTATCGGGCATGCGCCGTTATGATTTCGACCCCGAGGCCGCCGTGCGCCTGTGCTGGCGCGGGCTGGCCTGCGTCAATCTTGATTCACCCGTGCGCTACCTCAGCCACGATGAAGGGGGCATCTCCCACTTTCACTACCTGCGCGACAACCTGCTGCTGATCCGCATGCATGTGCGGCTCATGATCATTTTTCTGGCGCGACTATGCCTGCTGCCCCTGCGCAGGCGCGCCGCACGGACGTAA
- a CDS encoding 1-acyl-sn-glycerol-3-phosphate acyltransferase, producing MARRGWHRIIFCIGLVYAVWAFAVFNTVALLLAPVVPRRWRGMVGRRWIWVMSRLSLNVLRGLGGIRCNPHDLKALAHIRNTVVVANHPSLMDAMLFTAYLPDLVCVTKQSLLDHPFYGAALRLAQYPGNDTPLRLIRSAVAHARAGQPILLFPEGTRSGRARADNAFHPAFAAIAMQAGCTVQTMVITTSSPYLRKGASLLRCPALPITYTVTRGATLPPQATRAMTSRELAGQVQAWLTEALARQAPHGGMA from the coding sequence ATGGCGCGGAGAGGCTGGCATAGAATTATTTTCTGCATCGGCCTTGTCTATGCTGTCTGGGCCTTTGCGGTATTCAATACTGTTGCGCTGCTGCTGGCCCCTGTCGTGCCGCGCAGGTGGCGGGGCATGGTCGGGCGGCGATGGATCTGGGTCATGTCGCGGCTGTCGCTCAACGTGCTGCGCGGGCTGGGCGGAATCCGGTGCAACCCGCACGACCTCAAGGCGCTGGCCCATATCCGCAACACCGTGGTGGTGGCCAACCATCCATCGCTGATGGATGCCATGCTGTTCACCGCCTACCTGCCCGATCTTGTGTGCGTAACCAAGCAGTCCCTGCTCGATCACCCGTTTTACGGCGCGGCGCTGCGGCTTGCGCAATATCCCGGCAACGACACGCCGCTGCGCCTGATCCGCAGCGCGGTGGCGCATGCGCGCGCGGGCCAGCCCATCCTGCTGTTCCCCGAGGGCACGCGCTCGGGCCGGGCGCGGGCGGATAACGCCTTTCACCCCGCCTTTGCCGCCATTGCCATGCAGGCGGGCTGCACGGTGCAGACAATGGTCATTACCACCAGCTCGCCCTATCTGCGCAAAGGCGCCTCCCTGCTGCGTTGCCCCGCGCTGCCCATTACCTATACCGTCACGCGCGGCGCGACCCTGCCCCCGCAGGCCACCCGCGCCATGACATCACGCGAACTGGCCGGGCAGGTGCAGGCCTGGCTGACCGAGGCCCTTGCCCGGCAGGCCCCGCATGGAGGCATGGCATGA
- the rlmB gene encoding 23S rRNA (guanosine(2251)-2'-O)-methyltransferase RlmB, translating to MNMRTSRRRGASSGAHSASSARATPERGGRRGGRGAASAPAGTCWLYGLHAVQAALENPARKLRQLLVTAEAQETLVAKLEGGFPIQAVRAERAQLDALCGPDAVHQGMALLADMLSPPDLDTVLEQPGPVLVLDQVTDPRNVGAILRSAAAFGAVAVVMQDRNAPDETGTLARAASGALEIVPLIRVVNLSRVLDALKARGLWVVGLDAGGGILDGAAFHQRRVALVLGAEGAGLRRLTREHCDEIAGLAMSSQMESLNVSNAAAVALYEMFRHR from the coding sequence ATGAACATGCGCACATCCCGCCGCCGTGGGGCCTCGTCCGGGGCTCATTCTGCTTCTTCCGCCCGCGCCACACCCGAAAGGGGCGGCAGGCGGGGTGGCCGTGGGGCCGCATCGGCTCCCGCTGGCACATGCTGGCTGTATGGCCTGCATGCGGTTCAGGCCGCGCTTGAAAACCCGGCCCGCAAGCTGCGCCAGCTTCTGGTCACGGCGGAAGCGCAGGAAACCCTGGTCGCAAAGCTTGAAGGCGGCTTTCCCATCCAGGCCGTCCGCGCCGAGCGTGCCCAGCTTGATGCGCTGTGCGGCCCTGACGCCGTGCATCAGGGCATGGCGCTGCTTGCCGACATGCTAAGCCCGCCCGATCTTGATACGGTGCTTGAACAGCCCGGCCCCGTGCTGGTGCTCGATCAGGTGACCGATCCGCGCAACGTGGGCGCGATCCTGCGCTCGGCGGCAGCCTTTGGCGCGGTGGCGGTGGTGATGCAGGACCGCAATGCCCCTGACGAGACCGGCACGCTTGCGCGCGCGGCCTCGGGCGCGCTCGAGATCGTGCCGCTGATCCGCGTGGTCAACCTCTCGCGCGTGCTCGATGCGCTCAAGGCGCGTGGCCTGTGGGTGGTGGGGCTTGATGCGGGTGGCGGCATTCTGGATGGCGCGGCCTTCCACCAGCGTCGCGTCGCCCTTGTGCTCGGGGCGGAGGGGGCAGGATTGCGGCGGCTGACACGCGAGCATTGCGATGAAATCGCGGGACTTGCCATGAGCAGCCAGATGGAAAGCCTCAACGTATCCAACGCCGCCGCCGTGGCGCTGTACGAGATGTTCCGCCACCGCTAG
- a CDS encoding FUSC family protein, which produces MTDGLLRRFRWLYAPRLTDFGFALRTTIAALLALVLALWMEMDDPQWAPMTTWIVAQNSRGQSMSKARWRLLGTCLGAVVGVALIAAMPQSAWLLFPVLALWVGVCCGLATFLRNFHSYALVLMAFTSGLIALNAANAPHQVFDIALSRSTYIFLGILCESALAAVFAPSLIDVARREIGQKVGAAIGQATQALGSMMQGREEAFLKSRTLLGSVFSVSDQIEFSEVEMQHRTRAGDHARAALAAIAVVMSRGLGLSARMHATAALPAAFVTPLARAQALFASIQAAMAGPDPLAAIPALRAQLRNLGAECRQQLVNDIIAVSGPTPPGRAAGRQHLDGYILNASLGVLLVRLDAALAHLAATQVAPVHDHFHFSIPPWRDRTAAWHNGIRSAGAVLMGGLVWECTGWPDGATFAMFVVVTCSRFAANENPVRDSIGFLRGAVWAVLVAAIITFMVLPDQAVWETLVLSLFLPMMVGGLALRDARTAGTAAPYNNFLPFMVYPGNQSRLDELTFFNTNSAVVLGIGCSVLVFRLVLPFDPDAERWRMRRQIVRDLRRIALAPAIPDPGAWVNRLTTGFARLVRHASTMSDAQTNAYLDGVLSAMTVGLNLIRLRSLLARAGLPPAVNAAVERTLAAFGAWRGNPPVELARIVAASLAQMRDAVEGEANLSRRLDLGWSVAYLEILARELHTNARFFDITRRFHLPPDGMNRETA; this is translated from the coding sequence ATGACGGATGGCTTGCTGCGTCGGTTCCGCTGGCTTTACGCCCCGCGCCTGACGGATTTCGGCTTTGCGCTGCGCACGACCATCGCCGCCCTGCTGGCACTCGTGCTGGCGTTGTGGATGGAGATGGATGACCCGCAATGGGCCCCCATGACCACATGGATCGTGGCCCAGAATTCACGCGGGCAGAGCATGTCCAAGGCGCGGTGGCGGCTTCTGGGCACCTGCCTTGGCGCGGTGGTGGGGGTCGCGCTTATTGCCGCCATGCCACAATCGGCGTGGCTGCTCTTTCCCGTGCTGGCCTTATGGGTGGGGGTGTGCTGCGGGCTGGCCACTTTCCTGCGTAATTTCCACTCCTACGCGCTGGTGCTCATGGCCTTTACCAGCGGGCTGATCGCGCTCAACGCGGCCAATGCGCCGCATCAGGTATTTGACATTGCCCTGTCGCGCTCGACCTACATCTTTCTGGGCATATTGTGCGAGAGCGCACTCGCTGCGGTGTTCGCCCCCAGCCTGATCGACGTGGCCCGGCGCGAGATCGGCCAGAAGGTGGGCGCTGCCATCGGGCAGGCCACGCAGGCCCTTGGCAGCATGATGCAGGGGCGCGAGGAGGCCTTCCTCAAGTCACGCACGCTGCTGGGCTCGGTCTTTTCCGTATCGGACCAGATCGAGTTCAGCGAGGTGGAGATGCAGCACCGCACCCGTGCGGGCGACCATGCGCGCGCGGCCCTCGCCGCGATTGCGGTGGTGATGTCACGCGGGCTGGGGCTGAGTGCGCGCATGCACGCCACGGCTGCCCTGCCGGCCGCCTTCGTCACCCCGCTGGCGCGTGCGCAGGCGCTGTTCGCCAGTATTCAGGCGGCCATGGCGGGGCCGGACCCGCTGGCTGCCATTCCCGCCCTGCGCGCGCAACTGCGCAACCTTGGGGCGGAATGCCGCCAGCAACTGGTCAATGACATCATTGCCGTATCAGGCCCCACGCCGCCGGGCCGGGCTGCGGGGCGGCAGCATCTTGATGGCTATATCCTCAATGCCTCGCTCGGCGTGCTGCTGGTGCGGCTTGATGCGGCGCTGGCGCATCTGGCGGCAACGCAGGTGGCGCCCGTGCATGACCATTTCCATTTCTCCATCCCGCCTTGGCGCGACCGCACGGCGGCGTGGCATAACGGCATCCGCTCGGCTGGCGCTGTGCTGATGGGCGGGCTGGTGTGGGAATGCACCGGCTGGCCCGATGGGGCGACCTTCGCCATGTTCGTGGTGGTGACATGCAGCCGCTTTGCCGCGAATGAAAACCCGGTGCGTGACAGCATCGGCTTTCTGCGCGGGGCGGTATGGGCGGTGCTGGTCGCGGCCATCATCACCTTCATGGTGCTGCCTGACCAGGCGGTGTGGGAGACGCTGGTGCTCTCGCTGTTTTTGCCCATGATGGTGGGCGGCCTCGCGCTGCGCGATGCGCGCACGGCGGGTACGGCGGCGCCCTATAACAACTTTCTGCCGTTCATGGTCTATCCGGGCAACCAGTCGCGGCTGGATGAACTGACCTTTTTCAACACCAACAGCGCGGTGGTGCTGGGCATCGGGTGCAGCGTGCTGGTGTTTCGCCTCGTGCTGCCCTTTGACCCCGATGCCGAGCGGTGGCGCATGCGCCGCCAGATCGTGCGCGACCTGCGCCGCATTGCGCTTGCCCCCGCCATACCCGACCCCGGCGCATGGGTGAACCGGCTCACCACCGGATTTGCGCGGCTGGTGCGGCATGCATCCACCATGTCCGATGCGCAGACCAATGCTTATCTTGATGGCGTGCTGTCGGCCATGACAGTGGGGCTGAACCTGATCCGCCTGCGCAGCCTGCTGGCCCGTGCCGGCCTGCCGCCCGCCGTGAATGCGGCGGTGGAGCGCACGCTTGCGGCTTTTGGCGCGTGGCGGGGCAACCCGCCGGTGGAACTCGCCCGCATCGTGGCGGCATCGCTTGCGCAGATGCGCGATGCGGTGGAGGGGGAAGCCAACCTGTCGCGCCGCCTCGATCTGGGGTGGAGCGTGGCCTATCTGGAAATACTGGCGCGTGAACTACATACCAATGCGCGGTTTTTTGATATTACGCGCCGTTTTCATCTGCCGCCTGATGGTATGAACAGGGAAACC